The following proteins are co-located in the Streptococcus anginosus genome:
- the rplO gene encoding 50S ribosomal protein L15, translated as MKLHELQPATGSRKVRNRVGRGTSSGNGKTAGRGQKGQKARSGGKVRLGFEGGQTPLFRRMPKRGFLNINCKEYAIVNLDQLNVFEDGAEVTPVVLIEAGIVKAEKSGVKILGNGELTKKLTVKAAKFSKSAEEAITAKGGSVEVI; from the coding sequence ATGAAACTTCATGAATTACAACCTGCTACAGGTTCTCGTAAAGTCCGTAACCGTGTTGGTCGTGGTACTTCATCTGGTAATGGTAAAACAGCTGGACGTGGTCAAAAAGGTCAAAAAGCTCGTAGTGGTGGTAAAGTTCGTCTTGGTTTTGAAGGTGGACAAACACCATTGTTCCGTCGCATGCCAAAACGTGGTTTCTTGAACATCAATTGTAAAGAATATGCAATTGTAAATCTTGATCAATTGAATGTTTTTGAAGACGGGGCAGAAGTAACTCCAGTTGTCCTTATCGAAGCAGGGATTGTAAAAGCTGAAAAATCTGGTGTTAAGATTCTTGGTAACGGCGAATTGACAAAGAAATTGACTGTGAAAGCAGCTAAATTCTCTAAATCAGCCGAAGAAGCTATCACTGCTAAAGGTGGTTCAGTGGAAGTCATCTAA